The DNA sequence AGCAGGTAAAAGGATATTTACTTTATTTGCATGATGGAAAAACGAAAGAGGTATTCATTAAGAGCGCATCAGATTCCAAGCAATTGCCGCTATTTTGATCCAAAAGGTCCGGATATTTCTTGTTTTGACCTGTTTTTGATTGATGACCTTCAAATAATGTACGCTTTTTAATACATTATTTGAAGGTCATGGTTTTTTAGGGGTAGGGATAATAATTTGATTGGGACAAATAATTTGATCCAAAGGCTCATCGAATGGGTTTATATCTTCAATATTTTCCACAGGAAGGAAAAGGGATAATCCTATTTTCATGATGTTGGGGTTGCACTCGTTAAGGAAGCGATCATAAAAGCCTTTTCCATATCCCACACGGTAACCCTGTTGGTCAAAAGCAAGCAGTGGAACAATCACGATATCCAGTTCCTTCGGCTGAATTTCCCGTGCCTCTTCAGTAGGCTCCAATATTCCCCATTCATTTTCCTTAAGCTGCTCTTGCTTCAGTAGGAAGTGCCGCATACTGCAATTGCTAAAATCACTTTTCGGGATGACCACCGCTATCCCTTGCGCTTGCAGGTATTCAATAATTGGCCAGGTATCAATTTCCCGATGGCGAATGATGGGAAGGTAACAGTGTGCCTTTTTTACTTTTTCAAGATTGATCGTCGCTTTAAACTGCGCCGTTAAACGGGTGTTGGCAATAGTGAACTCTTCTTCTGTCAGTGCTTTCCGCTTGTTTTTATAGACCGCACGCAAATTTTTTTTCAACATTTTTTTGAAGCTTTAAAAGCATTCAAAAAGCCTATTTTTGGGCTTTTTTCCTACTTTTTTTGCCGGATTCCCCCCATTTTTTTTTTTAGTGACTCAATCATTAAACTAAATAATTAGTTGTAAAACTAATTATTTAGTTATATGTTTGTGTTGTTCATTAATGATTAATTATGAAAGAGTTAACGAAAGCCGAAGAGCAAATAATGCAGGTGCTTTGGGAGAAGAAGGAAGCCTTTATCAAAGATATCGTTGCAGAACTTCCTGAACCGAAGCCCGCTTACAACACCGTTTCAACCATTGTTCGAATCCTGGAAAAAAAGGAAGTGGTAGGGCACCGTTCGTTTGGTCGCTCACATCAGTATTTCCCATTGTTCAGCAAAGATGAATACCGTAAGTACAGCCTGAAAAACCTGTTGAATGGGTATTTCGGAGGTTCACTGAAAGGCTTGGTGTCGTTTTTTGCTAAGGAAAAGGATGTTGATATCAGTGAATATGAAGCCCTGCTAAAGGAGCTTGATGATGAACGCAAAGATTAATCGACCAAAAACTTAACCGTTATGCACACCTTGTTATCCATACATTTAACCTCCCAGTTGTTTTTATTTCTGGGTTTTACAGTCTTTTATTTTTTCATGAAAGGCCGAAAGGCAGGCCAATGGAATCGGTTGTTTTTGTTAGGTACGGCACTCGGCGCTTTGCTTTTACCATGGCTTTCCCAATTGAATTTATTCCCGAGCTCTTCGGCGCTCGAGGGCGCCTCCGCCATTATGCTTTCCCCTATCGAAATCAATACTTCCTACACGAAGGTTGTTCATCAATTTAATTTTTTGGAAAGTGCTTATATGATCGGCGCTTTGGTGCTGATGATGTTTTTTGCTTTTCGACTGGTGTATTTCATCGTGAAGCTCTCCAAAGCCAAATGGGAAAAGCGTCAGGGCATTATTTGGGTAGAAGGCGTTCGTAACCTGTCGGTTTGCTCTTATTTTAATCTTTTGATCTGGTCTGATGACCTGAAACTTTCGGATCAGGATCGGGCAAGAATTATAGAACACGAATACGGCCATATTCGGCAATGGCATTCACTCGATCGGCTGTTGATGGATGTTTTGTGCGTATTGTGGTGGTTTAACCCCGCTGTTTGGCTGATAAAAAATGCCCTCGAAGAGGAGCATGAATACCTCGCCGACGCTTATAGCTTAAGAAATTTTCCGGATCATACCGCCTATGCACAATTGTTAGCGCGCAAAACATTGGAGCAATTGGGTTGGAGCATAGGGCACTCTTTTTTCAATTCAAAAACATTAAAAAGAATTTCAATGATGAAAAATCCTAAAAAATTATCCCGCCTTGGACTGATGTTTTCCCTGTCCCTTGTGGCGATGTTCAGCCTTTGGGCTTGTCAGTCCAATGAAGAGGCACAACTACCAAACACTGTTACCGATGCGAAAGGAATTACTCAAAACCCTGATTTATCGGGGGAAATCTACACGATTGTAGAAGAGCAGCCGATGTTTAACGGGGGAATGCCCGCTTTTTATAATTACATTGGAGAACACTTGAAGTACCCTGAAGAAGCCCAAAAAGTAGGCTTGGAAGGAAGGGTTTTCGTTCAGTTTGTGGTAACGAAATCAGGTGAAGTCACAGGCGTGAAGATTATCAAAGGCGTTGATCCAAAGAAGGCACTTTCAGTTAAAACGGAATTAAGCAAGATTGACCCTAATGATATTGCCTCGATGTCGGTAAATAAAACCGATGGGAAGTCGGTGGTTCACTTGACCATGAAAGACGGATCAACGAAAACAGTTGAGGGTTCTTCTTTAAAAGCGGGCAACTGGACTGATACCGACCTGCAAAAAGCGAGTGACGCTTTGAGTCTGGAGGCTAAAAAGGTCATTCAATCATCGCCAAACTGGTCGCCTGGCGTGGATAAAGGAGAGCCACAAAATGTACGGATGATCTTACCGATTAGTTTTAAGTTGGGAGAGGAAACGAAATAAGCTTGTTTATTTTTCCATGGAATGAATTCCATGTCTTTTACAAAAAGCCCTTTCAGGACTTGTGTGCCGAAGGTACATATTGCAATAGCTTCGGGTTTTAACCCGATGTAAGTATTGCAAAATTAACAGAAACCAAAAAGAACCACAAACTGACCTTTTAGTCAATATGTGGTTCTTTATTTATAAGCACCCAATAAAGTATTCAAGAGGGTTTTGTTGCCCGCAGATTACAGATTATTTTTTTGATGTAACAGATGCTCTTCAATAAAGGCGGTTCTGAGAAAAATAAAAATCATGGTAATCCTTTTAATCAAGGTAATCATGGTCTAAAACACCTCTATCATAAAGTGATTACTCCTCAATCATCGCCTCTTCAAACTCCAACACCACGCGCTCAATGATGTCGCAACACTCATTAATTTGCTCTTCGGTGATAACCAACGGAGGCGTAAAACGAATGATATTACCGTGGGTTGGCTTGGCAATCAATCCGTTTTCTTTCAGTGCCACACAAATATCCCAAGCCGTAGAACTGTCTTCGGTATCGTTGATCACCAAAGCGTTCATCAATCCACGACCGCGCACTAATTTCGCCAATTTCGATTTGCCTACCAGTTCGTTCATGCGCTGACGGAAGACCTCACCCATCGCACGGGAATTCTCTACAAGATTTTCGTCCTTGATTACCTGAAGTGCCTCAACCGTTACCACACAGGCCATCGGGTTACCGCCATAAGTTGAACCATGTTCACCTGGGTGAATCACATCCATAATGTCATCATTACAAAGCACCAAGGAAACAGGGATCGTTCCGCCCGAGATCGCTTTACCTAAAATCAACATGTCAGGATGAACGCCTTCGTGATCGGAAGCCAGCATCGCTCCTGTACGCGCCACGCCCGTCTGGATTTCATCCATCATCAAAATCACATTGTGCTTCTTACACAAAGCCTGCGCTTCTTTCAAATAACCTTCCTGCGGTAAATAAACCCCCGCTTCTCCCTGAATCGGCTCAATCCAAAGCCCTGCAACATTCGGATTTGACAAAGCTTCTTCCAGGGCTTTAAGGTCATCGTAAGCAATCACCTGGAAACCTGGCATGAAAGGACCAAAGTTCTTGGTAGCCACCTCATCCGTCGAAGCAGAAATAATGGTGGTCGTTCGGCCGTGGAAGTTGCGCTCAACAGCCACAATTACGGCTTCGTTGTCTGGAATATTCTTTTTCAAATAACCCCATTTTCTGACGATCTTGATCGCCGATTCATTGGCTTCGGCACCCGAATTCATGAACAAGGCTTTATCATAGCCGAAAAATTCACATACATATTTCTCCGCAACGCCAAGCTGGTCGTTATAGAATGCTCGGGAGGTTAGGGTCAGCTTCTGCGCCTGGTCTGTCATTGCCTTGACAATCCTTGGGTGGCAGTGCCCCTGGTTTACTGCAGAATACGCAGAAAGAAAATCATAGTAGCGCTCCCCTTCGCAATCATATACAAAGACACCTTCACCACGTGAAAGAACCACTGGCAGTGGGTGGTAGTTATGGCATCCATATTTATTTTCAAGCTCCATCGCCGCTTGGCTACTGATCTGGTGGCTCATATTGTTATCGTTTTAAGTTGTAAAAATTGTTGGGACGGTTTGATGGTTTTTGAGCAAAATGTCCCTTCTTTCCTCAAAAACGATATAATATAGTGATTTATTTAATGGAATGGAAAAAACAATTTTCCGCAGACCGTTAAATTCATAACAAGACGGCGGCTAACTGAATGGCCTTATATAAGGGGGGTGATCGTCGATTGACTTCCCCAACTTTTTTCTGCCAACCGTGCTGAACAATAGGGTATAATTAAAATCATTACAGCGGACCTAAAATGGTCAGCATCTATTGGTTGGTGCTTTCTTTGAGTCTTCATTTTTTTAGCCGATGCGCAAATTACCGCAGTTTTATGGCTGATATTACAACGATGCGTTTAGCTTGATCCTCTGAAACATGGCTCAAATTGGGGATTTGAAGTGTTTTTTGCTCAAATGTCAGCAAATTTGAAAAAAAAGTGAACAATATAGGGCTTCGCTAAAAGGAAAATTGTAATTTTGCGCATCAATCAAAAGTGCCTCCTAAAATTATTGTCCCTGAAATAGGTATTCAGGCATAATTATCGTTAGGGGTATTATGTTGATTGTCAGCAAATAAAAAATGGGTGTAATACCGATGAATTGTGTTCAACGCGTTTTCATCACTTACAACTATTTTGTAACTTTGCGGTCCTGCAAAATCGGATCAAGGGTTTAGGCGCCAAGCTTCCTGGTGCTTTGAGAAAAAATATCCATGCCTTTTCTCCTCTAAATTTTTGATCTTTTGGAAATTAATTCCGAATTTTGCCAACCGTTTGGTAATTAGAAATAAATTTTCGAGAGAGAATAAAATTATATCATGGCCAGAGTTTGTCAAATCACAGGTAAAAGACCTCAAGTAGGAAATAACGTTTCCCACTCAAACAGAAAGACGAAACGTAAGTTTCTTCCTAACCTAATGAAGAAGAGATTTTTCATTCCAGAAACAGGAGAATGGATCACGTTGAAAGTGTCTGCATCTGCAATCCGTACTATTAATAAAAATGGTATCACTGCAGTATTGAAAAAAGCAAGAGCTAACGGTAACGTGCTCGTATAATCAACACTCTATCTTCATAGAAGAGTAATTATTAACAATTAAAAATTATTAGAACATGGCTAAGAAAGGCAATAGAGTTCAAGTAATTTTGGAGTGTACTGAGCACAAAGAATCAGGCATGCCTGGCACTTCAAGATATATTACAACTAAGAATCGTAAGAACACTCCAGAGCGTATCGAGTTGAAAAAATACAACCCGATTCTTAAGAAATACACTGTCCACAAAGAAATTAAATAATCATGGCTAAGAAAGTAGTAGCAACTTTGAAGCAAAAAGGTGGTGTAAAATACGCTAAAGTCGTTAAAACTGTAAAATCAGAAAAGACTGGAGCTTACACATTCCGTGAAGAAATCGTTACTGAGGACCTCGTTAAAGAGCGTTTGAAGTAATTGATTTATCAAAATATTTCAATACAATGAAAGTCCCGTATTTAATATGGGACTTTTTTGTTTTATATTGCAGTAAAATACCTAAATGGGATACCGTGGGTGCATAGGGCATTGGCGTAAACCATTTGGTGTACCTCGGTAATTTAGATAATACTATTTTTATGGGAATCTTCGGTTTCTTCTCAAAAGACAAAAAAGAAAAGCTCGATAAAGGGCTTGAGAAAAGTAAGGACAGCTTACTGGACAAAATCTCTAAAGCAGTTGTGGGTAAATCCACCGTGGATGAGGATGTCCTGGATGAGCTTGAAGAGATCTTGATCACTTCTGATGTAGGCGTAGGAACGACGATTAAGGTCATTCGCCGTATTGAAGAACGAGTTGCTCGTGATAAATACGTGGGCACAGATGAATTGGACAAAATCTTGAGAGAGGAAGTTGCAGGCTTATTGGCTGAAAACCAGACGGAAGAGATGTCTGATTTTGAGATTCCTAAAGGGGCAAGTAAGCCTTATGTGATGCTGATTGTTGGGGTGAATGGCGTTGGAAAGACGACCACGATCGGTAAACTTTCGGCACAGTTCAAGAAAAAAGGATATAAAGTACTGTTAGGTGCGGCGGATACCTTCCGTGCAGCAGCAGTAGACCAGATTAAACTTTGGGGCGAGCGAACAGGCGTGCCAGTGGTTTCTCATGGGATGAATACCGACCCTTCGGCAGTGGCCTTTGATGCGGCGAAAAAAGCGGCAGAAGAGGGGTACGATATCGTGATGATTGATACCGCAGGACGTTTGCACAACAAGGTGAATTTGATGAATGAGCTGACAAAAATCAAGCGCGTGATTCAGAAGTTTATTCCTGAAGCACCACATGATATTATGTTGGTACTCGATGGCTCGACAGGTCAGAATGCGGTAATGCAGGCCAGAGAGTTCACCAAAGCTACACAGGTAAGTTCGTTGGCGATCACCAAATTGGATGGTACAGCCAAAGGCGGTGTGGTAGTTGGTATTTCCGATGAATTCAAAATCCCTGTGCGCTACATTGGAGTAGGCGAGCAGGTAGATGATTTACAGGTGTTCAATAAAGAGGAATTTGTAGATTCTTTATTTAAGAAATAACAATCCTTCAGAAGATATTCAAGCCCTTTGAGCGATTATGCTGAAAGGGCTTTTTTTCTGCGAAAACTTGCCGTGCGTGGGCGCAAACCATAAAAACAAATGTTCGAAAGCAAGGCACAGCCGAACATCATCTCGTAAGTGGAATTGAGTACGCCTTGCCCCATCCAGTGAATCAACGAACCGATGATGCCTGCAATAGAAAAGCGCACCAGCCCATAGGATGCATTGGCGGTGCCCGTCGCGCCAGGGTAACAACTCAGGATACAACCGTTGATGTGGCCGAAGATAAAACCAAGGGCACTGACAAAAATAACATTGAAGCTCAGCAGCAGCCATAAGTTCGGCCGCTTGTATTCCACCATTGCAAACAGGATGAAGCCACTCAGCAGGCAAATGGTAATCCCCCACTGAACCATTTGTTTGGATTCAAAATTCTTTAACAGATACTGACTCCATCGGCTGATGATGATCATCCCCAGAACACATACTGTAAACAGCCAAGGGAACAGCTGAGCAGAAACATGGTAGGTATCCACAAAGATAGATGTCGCCTTGGACATAAAAGCGTAAAGTCCGCACAGGGCGAAGGTGCCTGTCAGAATGTAGCAAATCCCCCATTGGTTGGCGACAATTTTTTTGTATCGTCCAAAGGACGACCAGACTGATTTGTTGGTTTCTTTGGGCATAGAGCGAAGGGGGATTTTTCGATAAACTCCCGTTAGAATGGAGATGCAGTAAATCAGCAGGAACAGAAATACCGCCTGCCAATGGCCCGTTTTAGCAAAGATGCTCCCGAGCAGGGGAGCGATCATTGGGGCGCACATTCGAACACTTGCGATCTTGGACAGCATTCGGGCGCTTTCTTTTTCATTGTATAAATCCTTGACAAAAGCGGCGACATTAACAGAGGTGAATCCGCCACCGAAACCCTGCATTACCCTCAGCATGTCAAGAAAATGAAGATTGGTAGTGAGAATAATACAGCTTGTGGCAAAAACATAAATGCTCAGCCCCAGCAGCATCACCTTCTTTCTCCCAAAATGATCTGACAGTGGTCCACCGCAAAACTGTCCCAGGGCAAAGCCTATAAAAAAGAGGGAAATGGTCAGTTCAACAGTTGAAATATTGGAGGTGAAACTTTGTGCCATTTCAGGAATAGAGGGCAAGTACATATCTATTGAAAAGGCAGTCATGGCAACTACGGCCCCCAAAAGGAGGATGAGTTGCCGCTTTTTGAGCGCAGGCGCTTGATTTATCATAAAGGAGTCGTTATGATGAATGGACATCACAAATTAAGCCAAGAAAAGTGAAATTTTAGCAAGCGATAATAATTGTTATCAACTCCTGTCATTTGTTATTGATAATTGAAAGGCAATCCACCAATTTCATAATTAAAGATTAGCTTGCCGCAGGCTGGGGTTGCTGAAATGCGAGCAGATAATAAAAGCCATTGGATAATATTGCGCAAAGAAACATCATCTGATAGGTTGGCAGCAGGATGTCTGAACTGATGAAATGAATCAGCCCTCCGATGGTGCCTGCCATGGAAAAACGGATCAGTCCGTAGGTGGCATTGGCCGTGGCAGTGCGTCCAGGGTAGCATTGCAGGAAGCAGGCGTTTACGTGGCCAAACACAAAACCCAGTGCACCGATAAACAGGAAACCCAGCAACATCAGCACCCATAAGCTTGGCTGTGGTGTAAACTGAACATAGAGCCAAAGTAAAGCGCCAGCAGAAAAATTCATCAGGTAGCCTATGCGCACAATGCTTTCGGGCGACCGTTTTCTGAGCAGGCGTTTACTGTACCTACTGAGTCCGAGCATCAGGATGGTATTCAGTGCAAAAAGCCAGGGGAAAATGGTTTCAGCAATATGAAAATGACTGACATATATGGAGGTGGCACGGGAAATAAAGGCGTAGAGCCCGCAAAGCGTAAAGGCACCACTGAGGATAAAGCCCATGCCCTGTCGGTTTGAAAATATATGGCCATAATTTTGAAGCATCGGCTTGATGCGGATTCCCCCCTGCTTATTGCTCGGCAACTGTTCAATTTTTTTGCTGACCATCAGCAGGGCGCCCAATGCATACAGGAATAAAACAACAAAGGAGGTTTGCCAATAACCGAGTTTGGCGAGCAGCCCTCCGATAATTGGCGCAATAATCGGTACCGCCATCCGGACCCCCGCAATGGTGGAGAGAATTTTGGCGCTTTCCTGATGATTGAACCGGTCTTTGACCAATGGGGCGCAGTTTACTGTTGTGAATCCGCCACCGAAACCCTGTAAAATTCGGAACCCATAAAGAACGGGCAA is a window from the Persicobacter psychrovividus genome containing:
- a CDS encoding DUF4295 domain-containing protein gives rise to the protein MAKKVVATLKQKGGVKYAKVVKTVKSEKTGAYTFREEIVTEDLVKERLK
- the rpmB gene encoding 50S ribosomal protein L28, which gives rise to MARVCQITGKRPQVGNNVSHSNRKTKRKFLPNLMKKRFFIPETGEWITLKVSASAIRTINKNGITAVLKKARANGNVLV
- a CDS encoding BlaI/MecI/CopY family transcriptional regulator — protein: MKELTKAEEQIMQVLWEKKEAFIKDIVAELPEPKPAYNTVSTIVRILEKKEVVGHRSFGRSHQYFPLFSKDEYRKYSLKNLLNGYFGGSLKGLVSFFAKEKDVDISEYEALLKELDDERKD
- the rocD gene encoding ornithine--oxo-acid transaminase; its protein translation is MSHQISSQAAMELENKYGCHNYHPLPVVLSRGEGVFVYDCEGERYYDFLSAYSAVNQGHCHPRIVKAMTDQAQKLTLTSRAFYNDQLGVAEKYVCEFFGYDKALFMNSGAEANESAIKIVRKWGYLKKNIPDNEAVIVAVERNFHGRTTTIISASTDEVATKNFGPFMPGFQVIAYDDLKALEEALSNPNVAGLWIEPIQGEAGVYLPQEGYLKEAQALCKKHNVILMMDEIQTGVARTGAMLASDHEGVHPDMLILGKAISGGTIPVSLVLCNDDIMDVIHPGEHGSTYGGNPMACVVTVEALQVIKDENLVENSRAMGEVFRQRMNELVGKSKLAKLVRGRGLMNALVINDTEDSSTAWDICVALKENGLIAKPTHGNIIRFTPPLVITEEQINECCDIIERVVLEFEEAMIEE
- a CDS encoding M56 family metallopeptidase — protein: MKGRKAGQWNRLFLLGTALGALLLPWLSQLNLFPSSSALEGASAIMLSPIEINTSYTKVVHQFNFLESAYMIGALVLMMFFAFRLVYFIVKLSKAKWEKRQGIIWVEGVRNLSVCSYFNLLIWSDDLKLSDQDRARIIEHEYGHIRQWHSLDRLLMDVLCVLWWFNPAVWLIKNALEEEHEYLADAYSLRNFPDHTAYAQLLARKTLEQLGWSIGHSFFNSKTLKRISMMKNPKKLSRLGLMFSLSLVAMFSLWACQSNEEAQLPNTVTDAKGITQNPDLSGEIYTIVEEQPMFNGGMPAFYNYIGEHLKYPEEAQKVGLEGRVFVQFVVTKSGEVTGVKIIKGVDPKKALSVKTELSKIDPNDIASMSVNKTDGKSVVHLTMKDGSTKTVEGSSLKAGNWTDTDLQKASDALSLEAKKVIQSSPNWSPGVDKGEPQNVRMILPISFKLGEETK
- a CDS encoding 5-formyltetrahydrofolate cyclo-ligase, translated to MLKKNLRAVYKNKRKALTEEEFTIANTRLTAQFKATINLEKVKKAHCYLPIIRHREIDTWPIIEYLQAQGIAVVIPKSDFSNCSMRHFLLKQEQLKENEWGILEPTEEAREIQPKELDIVIVPLLAFDQQGYRVGYGKGFYDRFLNECNPNIMKIGLSLFLPVENIEDINPFDEPLDQIICPNQIIIPTPKKP
- the rpmG gene encoding 50S ribosomal protein L33 encodes the protein MAKKGNRVQVILECTEHKESGMPGTSRYITTKNRKNTPERIELKKYNPILKKYTVHKEIK
- a CDS encoding multidrug effflux MFS transporter, whose protein sequence is MINQAPALKKRQLILLLGAVVAMTAFSIDMYLPSIPEMAQSFTSNISTVELTISLFFIGFALGQFCGGPLSDHFGRKKVMLLGLSIYVFATSCIILTTNLHFLDMLRVMQGFGGGFTSVNVAAFVKDLYNEKESARMLSKIASVRMCAPMIAPLLGSIFAKTGHWQAVFLFLLIYCISILTGVYRKIPLRSMPKETNKSVWSSFGRYKKIVANQWGICYILTGTFALCGLYAFMSKATSIFVDTYHVSAQLFPWLFTVCVLGMIIISRWSQYLLKNFESKQMVQWGITICLLSGFILFAMVEYKRPNLWLLLSFNVIFVSALGFIFGHINGCILSCYPGATGTANASYGLVRFSIAGIIGSLIHWMGQGVLNSTYEMMFGCALLSNICFYGLRPRTASFRRKKALSA
- a CDS encoding multidrug effflux MFS transporter, with product MYGKFRAAQSEYNKYKNMNHSPSKNQYSSLIYMLATLVAMGALAIDMYLPSIPEVATHFATSIPKIELTISMFLVGFAFGQFTGGPFSDHYGRKPMMMIGLSIFTVASIGMVFSPSLPVLYGFRILQGFGGGFTTVNCAPLVKDRFNHQESAKILSTIAGVRMAVPIIAPIIGGLLAKLGYWQTSFVVLFLYALGALLMVSKKIEQLPSNKQGGIRIKPMLQNYGHIFSNRQGMGFILSGAFTLCGLYAFISRATSIYVSHFHIAETIFPWLFALNTILMLGLSRYSKRLLRKRSPESIVRIGYLMNFSAGALLWLYVQFTPQPSLWVLMLLGFLFIGALGFVFGHVNACFLQCYPGRTATANATYGLIRFSMAGTIGGLIHFISSDILLPTYQMMFLCAILSNGFYYLLAFQQPQPAAS
- the ftsY gene encoding signal recognition particle-docking protein FtsY, with translation MGIFGFFSKDKKEKLDKGLEKSKDSLLDKISKAVVGKSTVDEDVLDELEEILITSDVGVGTTIKVIRRIEERVARDKYVGTDELDKILREEVAGLLAENQTEEMSDFEIPKGASKPYVMLIVGVNGVGKTTTIGKLSAQFKKKGYKVLLGAADTFRAAAVDQIKLWGERTGVPVVSHGMNTDPSAVAFDAAKKAAEEGYDIVMIDTAGRLHNKVNLMNELTKIKRVIQKFIPEAPHDIMLVLDGSTGQNAVMQAREFTKATQVSSLAITKLDGTAKGGVVVGISDEFKIPVRYIGVGEQVDDLQVFNKEEFVDSLFKK